A window of the Hordeum vulgare subsp. vulgare chromosome 5H, MorexV3_pseudomolecules_assembly, whole genome shotgun sequence genome harbors these coding sequences:
- the LOC123453193 gene encoding galactokinase produces MAMATAAKEGKAAKVVPAGGEDEELIPALASLEPVYGAGPALDEARLRFARLADRFRSLYAAGPALFARSPGRVNLIGEHIDYEGYSVLPMAIRQDMIVAIRRADGGLVRVASVDDKYATCAYPADPDKEIDIKNHKWGHYFMCGYKGVYEYARSKGIDMGEPVALDVVVDGTVPQGSGLSSSAAFVCSATIAIMGILGKNFPKKEVAQFTCKSERHIGTQSGGMDQAISIMAKPGFAELIDFNPIKATDVQLPSGGTFVIAHCLAESKKAETAATNYNNRVVECRLAAIVLAIKLGMDAKKAITSVTTLSDVEGLCVSFAGKEGSSDPGVAVKKLLHEDPYTLEEIEKITGQSLATVFQSSQTSLDVLRAAKHFKLFQRASHVYSEARRVYAFKDTVLSKLSDEGMLKKLGDLMNDSHHSCSVLYECSCPELEELVKVCRDNGALGARLTGAGWGGCAVALVKEGIVPQFILNLKEKYYKSRIDRGVIKQSDIGLYVFASKPSSGAAILRL; encoded by the exons atggcgatggcgacggcgGCCAAGGAGGGGAAGGCGGCCAAGGTGGTCCCCGCCGGCGGCGAGGACGAGGAGCTGATCCCGGCGCTGGCCTCGCTGGAGCCGGTGTACGGCGCGGGGCCGGCGCTCGACGAGGCCCGCCTCCGCTTCGCCCGCCTCGCCGACCGCTTCCGCTCCCTCTACGCCGCCGGCCCCGCCCTCTTCGCCCGCTCCCCAG gGAGGGTGAATCTCATCGGGGAGCACATCGACTACGAGGGCTACTCGGTGCTGCCCATGGCCATCCGCCAGGACATGATCGTCGCCATCCGCAGGGCCGACGGCGGCCTCGTCCGCGTCGCCAGTGTCGACGACAAGTACGCCACCTGCGCCTACCCCGCCGACCCAGACAAG GAAATTGACATAAAGAACCACAAATGGGGCCACTACTTTATGTGTGG ATACAAGGGCGTATACGAGTATGCTAGGTCAAAAGGGATAGATATGGGCGAACCTGTTGCTCTTGATGTTGTAGTTGATGGCACAGTCCCTCAAG GATCTGGACTTTCAAGCTCAGCAGCATTTGTCTGTTCAGCAACAATCGCTATCATGGGGATTCTCGGGAAAAACTTCCCAAAG AAAGAAGTTGCTCAATTTACATGTAAATCTGAGCGTCATATTGGGACCCAGTCAGGGGGTATGGATCAG GCTATATCTATCATGGCGAAACCTGGATTTGCTGAGTTGATAGATTTCAACCCAATCAAAGCAACCGACGTGCAACTACCCTCTGGTGGTACATTTGTGATTGCCCACTGCCTGGCAGAGTCCAAGAAAGCAGAAACAGCTGCTACAAACTACAACAACCGTGTTGTAGAGTGTCGCTTGGCAGCG ATTGTTCTCGCCATCAAACTAGGGATGGATGCAAAAAAAGCCATCACATCAGTTACAACCCTCTCTGATGTTGAGGGGCTATGTGTCTCCTTTGCTGGCAAAGAAGGTTCTTCGGATCCTGGAGTTGCTGTGAAG AAGCTATTGCATGAGGATCCATATACGTTGGAGGAAATAGAGAAAATTACAGGTCAAAGTCTGGCAACTGTCTTTCAGAGCTCTCAAACTTCCTTGGATGTTTTGAGAGCTGCGAAGCATTTCAAGTTATTTCAG CGCGCCTCTCATGTGTACTCTGAAGCAAGGCGGGTGTACGCATTTAAGGATACTGTATTATCAAAACTCAG CGACGAAGGCATGCTTAAGAAGCTCGGTGATCTAATGAACGATAGCCATCATAGCTGCAGTGTGCTATATGAATGCAG CTGTCCCGAGTTGGAAGAGCTTGTAAAAGTGTGCCGGGACAATGGGGCGCTTGGAGCTCGGCTCACAGGAGCCGGGTGGGGCGGCTGTGCAGTCGCCCTCGTCAAGGAGGGCATCGTCCCACAGTTCATCCTCAATTTGAAG GAGAAGTACTACAAATCAAGGATCGACAGGGGAGTGATCAAGCAGAGCGACATTGGCCTGTACGTGTTTGCTTCGAAGCCGTCGAGTGGCGCGGCCATACTGAGGCTGTAG